The Leptospira montravelensis nucleotide sequence GAAGGATGACAAAGATAAATACAAAGGAAAGATATTTCCGCACGAATTCCAAACTAGTTAGAACCCGTGGGATTGAAAGGGATTTTTGGAAAAAAGTTAGATCTTCGTTCTTTCTTCTTTTTGTAAGGCCAAATTTCGCGAAGCTCTGAGAACGATACTCATTGTCGTAATTTGCGGATTCACCGAAAGACCTGTCGGGTAAACTGAGGCATCCATGACAAATATGTTTTTATGGCCATAAATTTCCAAATTTAAATCAACCGCACCTTTTTCTGGATCATTTGCCGATTGGATAGAACCGTGTGGGTGTGCAGAACCAACCGTTAAATCCCCTGGTTTTACACTTTCTTTCAATATCCAATCAAAATTGTCATTTCCTGTAACTTTATAGGGTTCTGTAAACCTAGTAAAAGGAAAAACTAACTCTTTGGCACCGGCAGCCACAGTCACTTCTGCCAAGGCTTTAAGTCCACGTAACATATTAAGTCCGTCTGTGGGTGTTAGTTCAAAATAGACCTTTCGTCGACCCAAACTATATTTTACACTCGCATTGGCTTCCCCATCGGCACCATCGCGAACCAGAACAATTCCCGCATTGTATTTGGTAAAATCCTTCATCACATCAAACTGTTGTTTGCCGTAAAAAGGAACAAGAGAAGAAGCAAGTGTAGGTCTGTATGGTGCCGCCTCTAACCAATAACCATAACCAGTTCCATTTTGATTATGACCATCTTTGATCACAATGGACTGTGGAGGACCATGAAACATTTTGATATCCGAATCAAACTTTCCAAAGATAGTAGAAGTTGGATGGACCTTTAAATTTCTACCAACCCAACCATTCCCAATGCCACTCCTTTGTAATAGAGCAGGTCCTTCAATCGCACCAGCACTGACTATCACAACAGGTGCTTTGATTTCCATCATTTCAATGACTTCAGTGGGAGCGGATTCATAAGCATCAGGTGTGAATTCTGCGATGACAGTTTTAATTTTGCCTTCTTTGATTTTTGCCGCTCTCATATTGGATATCACAATGGCTCCCGCTTCCAAGGCATCCGGAATCCATGTTAAAAA carries:
- a CDS encoding FAD-dependent oxidoreductase, which produces MGIPHSNQKIITPKKHVEIIKEQNIQNGKWELSADVVIIGSGAGGAVAACELARNGWKVVLIEEGSYFTPAQFNSDEFISQARLYRDAGFIVTEEQTLSILQGKSIGGSTTVNWQTSLYPPDYVTNEWSERFGWQGYSREEMDSYVSEVHERLGVHEVPDNLVNANNNVLRVGGKKMGLTPQVLRNNNRGCIGLGRCGLGCPINAKQSAFLTWIPDALEAGAIVISNMRAAKIKEGKIKTVIAEFTPDAYESAPTEVIEMMEIKAPVVIVSAGAIEGPALLQRSGIGNGWVGRNLKVHPTSTIFGKFDSDIKMFHGPPQSIVIKDGHNQNGTGYGYWLEAAPYRPTLASSLVPFYGKQQFDVMKDFTKYNAGIVLVRDGADGEANASVKYSLGRRKVYFELTPTDGLNMLRGLKALAEVTVAAGAKELVFPFTRFTEPYKVTGNDNFDWILKESVKPGDLTVGSAHPHGSIQSANDPEKGAVDLNLEIYGHKNIFVMDASVYPTGLSVNPQITTMSIVLRASRNLALQKEERTKI